Proteins from one Setaria italica strain Yugu1 chromosome V, Setaria_italica_v2.0, whole genome shotgun sequence genomic window:
- the LOC101761913 gene encoding probable inactive purple acid phosphatase 16: MRWWQWHSLAAAGALLATLAAALALTVAGLRPTATERGRPPLRFGSGGSFKVALFADLHYGEDAWTDWGPAQDAGSDRVMAAVLHAENPDFVVYLGDLVTANNLPIPNASLYWDRAVSAARGRGIPWAAVFGNHDDMPFEWPPEWFSPDGVPPLRCPLTPSMASSGEDQGCSCRGTPRIDLMTTEIGNNRLSYSSNGPKDLWPGVSNYVLQVLSHTHGDPALLMYFLDSGGGSYTEVISSAQVKWFQSQSQFLNPNGRIPELIFWHIPSTAYVKVAPEAKTEIRKPCVGSINKEDVAPQAAEWGMMDALAKRPSVKAIFVGHNHGLDWCCPYEKMWLCFARHTGYGGYGNWPKGARIIQITENPFSTVSWIRMENGTKHSDVTLSS, translated from the exons ATGCGGTGGTGGCAGTGGCACAgcctcgcggccgccggcgccctgctcgccaccctcgccgccgcgctggctCTCACCGTGGCGGGGCtgcggccgacggcgacggagcgcgggcggccgccgctgcggtTCGGATCGGGAGGGTCGTTCAAGGTGGCGCTGTTCGCGGACCTGCATTACGGCGAGGACGCGTGGACGGACTGGGGCCCCGCGCAGGACGCCGGCTCCGACCGCGTCATGGCCGCCGTCCTCCACGCCGAGAACCCCG ACTTCGTGGTATACCTCGGCGATCTCGTGACGGCGAACAACCTCCCGATCCCCAACGCGAGCCTGTACTGGGACAGGGCGGTTTCCGCGGCCAGGGGAAGGGGGATCCCGTGGGCGGCCGTGTTCGGGAACCACGACGACATGCCCTTCGAGTGGCCGCCCGAGTGGTTCTCCCCTGACGGCGTTCCACCGCTGCGCTGCCCACTGACGCCAAGCATGGCGTCTTCAG GTGAGGATCAAGGATGCAGCTGTCGAGGGACTCCGCGGATCGACCTGATGACAACAGAAATCGGCAACAACAGACTGTCCTACTCATCAAACGGACCCAAGGACCTGTGGCCCGGCGTGTCCAACTACGTCTTGCAAGTGCTCTCACACACCCACGGCGATCCGGCTCTGCTCATGTATTTCCTTGATTCCGGCGGTGGGTCGTACACCGAGGTCATATCGAGTGCTCAGGTCAAGTGGTTTCAGAGCCAGTCTCAGTTCTTGAATCCAAATGGAAG GATCCCTGAGCTCATCTTTTGGCACATACCGAGCACAGCGTATGTTAAGGTAGCTCCAGAGGCTAAAACTGAAATAAGAAAGCCCTGCGTCGGCTCTATCAACAAGGAGGATGTAGCGCCACAAGCAGCTGAATGGGGCATGATGGATGCTCTTGCCAAGAGGCCATCAGTTAAG GCAATCTTTGTTGGGCACAACCACGGGCTGGACTGGTGCTGCCCGTATGAGAAAATGTGGCTTTGTTTTGCACGGCACACCGGTTATGGGGGCTACGGTAACTGGCCCAAAGGAGCGAGGATCATTCAGATAACAGAAAACCCATTCTCCACGGTGTCCTGGATACGGATGGAAAACGGGACAAAGCATAGTGATGTTACACTAAGCTCCTGA